The following proteins are encoded in a genomic region of Arachis ipaensis cultivar K30076 chromosome B02, Araip1.1, whole genome shotgun sequence:
- the LOC107625605 gene encoding uncharacterized protein LOC107625605, protein MVMVLSRRHKILPAESKVRTLEILAFDIGKTMCRLVCLYHSLSDGEITRLRGQTTKSKGVAYLTSHQECFLLNLAAAELLEDLDAAAITVSQLGRKCSDVSLSRFDLVYNDLKLGVIDLRKLGYATRSANKVIGKMEKLVATTGNLHSALETMAELEASEKKMQRCNNNYNYNYSNNFPKPNVDYLKEKIEFQRKQVQHYKEVSLWNQTFDKTVGIMAKVVCIVYARICSVFGECISLFSDKNNDKDNLDNSVYCLLEHRVLYQNNLCLSDHHQRGNYKTKSGPLFSKTNKLYPVNFYSGALKPDRIQFDAKSISNEKCGNVLKLAPSNTVGGARLAFKYANVILFAERCFNAPPKGARETLYEMLPERLRVKVRAKLKARWRKGENGMEECDALADGWREAVEELLDWLLPVAHDTVRWHSERLLEKKPFEVRARVLLLQTLHYSDLEKVEAAIVEVLVGLSYIYLYEKRL, encoded by the coding sequence ATGGTTATGGTATTGTCAAGGCGACACAAAATCTTGCCGGCAGAATCAAAGGTGAGAACATTGGAAATTCTCGCCTTTGATATCGGCAAAACCATGTGCCGCCTTGTCTGCCTCTATCACTCCCTCTCGGACGGTGAAATCACTCGCCTCCGCGGCCAGACCACTAAATCCAAGGGAGTGGCGTACCTCACGTCTCACCAGGAATGCTTCCTCCTCAACCTCGCGGCAGCGGAGCTCCTCGAGGATCTCGACGCTGCCGCCATCACCGTGTCCCAGCTTGGCCGGAAGTGCTCCGACGTTTCCCTCTCCCGCTTCGACCTCGTCTATAACGACCTCAAGCTTGGCGTCATCGATCTCAGGAAGCTTGGTTACGCCACACGGAGCGCCAATAAAGTTATCGGGAAGATGGAGAAGCTCGTTGCCACCACCGGAAACCTCCATTCAGCCTTGGAAACCATGGCGGAGTTGGAAGCCTCCGAGAAGAAGATGCAGCGTTGTAATAACAACTACAACTACAACTACAGCAACAACTTTCCAAAACCCAATGTCGATTACTTGAAAGAAAAGATTGAATTTCAGAGGAAGCAAGTGCAGCACTATAAGGAGGTTTCGTTGTGGAACCAAACATTTGATAAAACCGTTGGGATCATGGCCAAGGTTGTGTGCATTGTTTATGCAAGAATATGCTCCGTTTTTGGAGAATGCATTTCATTGTTTTCAGACAAGAACAACGACAAGGACAACCTCGACAACAGCGTTTATTGCCTCTTAGAACACCGTGTGTTGTACCAGAACAATCTTTGTCTCTCCGATCATCACCAGCGTGGTAATTACAAAACAAAATCTGGTCCCCTCTTCTCTAAAACCAACAAATTGTATCCCGTAAATTTTTATAGCGGTGCTTTAAAACCTGACAGGATACAATTTGATGCCAAGAGTATCAGCAACGAAAAATGTGGTAATGTTTTAAAGTTGGCCCCATCAAACACAGTTGGTGGAGCCAGGTTGGCTTTTAAGTATGCCAATGTGATATTATTTGCAGAACGTTGTTTCAATGCCCCGCCAAAGGGGGCACGTGAGACACTGTATGAGATGCTGCCAGAGAGGTTGCGAGTGAAGGTGAGGGCGAAACTGAAAGCAAGGTGGAGAAAGGGAGAGAACGGAATGGAGGAGTGTGATGCCTTGGCAGACGGGTGGCGGGAGGCGGTGGAGGAGCTTTTGGATTGGCTTTTGCCGGTGGCGCATGACACGGTCCGGTGGCACAGCGAGAGGCTCTTGGAGAAGAAGCCGTTTGAGGTGAGGGCGAGGGTGTTGCTTTTGCAAACACTACATTACTCTGACTTGGAGAAGGTGGAGGCAGCCATAGTGGAGGTGCTAGTAGGGTTGAGTTATATATATTTGTATGAGAAACGGTTGTAG